A genomic window from Populus nigra chromosome 7, ddPopNigr1.1, whole genome shotgun sequence includes:
- the LOC133698778 gene encoding kirola-like yields MDCLQENFFETPVHLFSGFAPRSRKVVETPIQCSTTAFYKFFKKQANFLPNVCGSVVQTIGLVDSNKSWVNTVGSRKVIEILSAESCRDTAEKFKYIVEAIDDRSRKITYKLLEGSLLQLYDNFTVTLQVTSASTAKWTIEYQKKKPTSEDPDFYLKLFPTINATVDIYLRSNDD; encoded by the exons ATGGATTGCCTTCAAGAAAACTTCTTTGAAACACCAGTTCATTTATTTTCTGGTTTTGCTCCCCGTAGCCGAAAAGTCGTTGAAACACCAATTCAATGCTCTACTACTGCCTTTTATAAGTTCTTCAAGAAACAAGCAAACTTCTTACCGAATGTCTGCGGTTCAGTTGTGCAGACAATAGGGCTTGTTGACAGTAACAAAAGCTGGGTTAATACTGTTGGCTCTCGCAAGGTGATTGAAATCCTGTCTGCCGAGTCTTGCCGTG ATACTGCGGAGAAATTCAAGTATATAGTTGAAGCCATTGACGACCGCTCCAGGAAAATCACCTACAAATTGCTGGAAGGATCGTTGCTGCAATTATATGACAACTTCACCGTCACTCTACAGGTTACTTCTGCCAGCACCGCAAAATGGACCATCGAATATCAGAAAAAAAAGCCAACCAGCGAAGACCCTGATTTTTACCTCAAACTTTTTCCTACTATCAACGCTACTGTTGATATTTATCTTCGTTCTAATGATGACTAA
- the LOC133699084 gene encoding kirola-like, whose translation MDCLQENFFETPVHLFSGFPSRSRKGSRKVVETPIQCSTTAFYKFFKKQANFLPNVCGSIVQTIGLVDGNKSWVNTVGSRKVIEILSADSCRDTAEKFKYIVEAIDDRSRKITYKLLEGSLLQLYDNFTVTLQVTSASTAKWTIEYQKKKPTSEDPDFYLKLFPTINATVDIYLRSNDD comes from the exons ATGGATTGCCTTCAAGAAAACTTCTTTGAAACACCAGTTCATTTATTTTCTGGTTTTCCTTCCCGTAGCCGAAAAGGTAGCCGAAAAGTCGTTGAAACACCAATTCAATGCTCTACTACTGCTTTCTATAAATTCTTCAAGAAACAAGCAAACTTCTTACCGAATGTCTGCGGTTCTATTGTGCAGACAATAGGACTTGTTGACGGTAACAAAAGCTGGGTTAATACTGTTGGCTCTCGCAAGGTGATTGAAATCCTGTCTGCCGATTCTTGCCGTG ATACTGCGGAGAAATTCAAGTATATAGTTGAAGCCATTGACGACCGCTCCAGGAAAATCACCTACAAATTGCTGGAAGGATCGTTGCTGCAATTATATGACAACTTCACCGTCACTCTACAGGTTACTTCTGCCAGCACCGCAAAATGGACCATCGAATATCAGAAAAAAAAGCCAACCAGCGAAGACCCTGATTTTTACCTCAAACTTTTTCCTACTATCAACGCTACTGTTGATATTTATCTTCGTTCTAATGATGACTAA